A window from Halopelagius inordinatus encodes these proteins:
- a CDS encoding DUF354 domain-containing protein, translating into MDVSEATRSSREADAETETESARRGGPVKVWVDLASPSHPFFFKALTDTLSNVETEVTVREKTETVPLAEEVGFDFETVGKDYENPTLRKVGIPMRTAQLTVSAPSADVALSSRNAMCILAAKARGTPSIHFTDNDICAYVDDLKAEELYHRLEAQATHNVVPEAFETSVLTDRGADSDSVHTYDGYKEDVYVAEFEPDPTFPDRLPFDGEEFIVVRPEALSATYVDADGSIVPDILAGAAERGINVVYLPRSGDDEQFADGVPSENVYVPEEALDGLELAWHARCMLTGSGTMAREAARMETPAVSFFPSTRISVDQALIDEGEIFHSRDAEEILDYVESLTDDDVTPDLTRAKRVRREVAELTADLVNESVE; encoded by the coding sequence ATGGACGTGAGCGAGGCCACACGCTCGTCGAGGGAGGCGGACGCGGAGACGGAGACCGAATCCGCGCGCCGGGGTGGCCCGGTGAAGGTGTGGGTCGACCTCGCCAGCCCGAGCCACCCGTTTTTCTTCAAGGCGCTCACCGACACCCTCTCGAACGTCGAGACGGAGGTTACCGTCCGCGAGAAGACGGAAACCGTCCCGCTGGCCGAGGAGGTCGGATTCGACTTCGAGACCGTCGGCAAAGACTACGAGAACCCGACGCTCCGGAAAGTGGGAATCCCCATGCGAACCGCGCAACTGACCGTTAGCGCGCCGAGCGCCGACGTCGCCCTCTCGTCGCGAAACGCGATGTGCATCCTCGCGGCGAAGGCGCGCGGGACGCCTTCGATCCACTTTACCGACAACGACATCTGCGCCTACGTGGACGACCTGAAAGCCGAGGAACTCTACCACCGACTCGAAGCGCAGGCGACGCACAACGTCGTCCCGGAGGCGTTCGAGACGTCGGTTCTCACCGACCGCGGCGCGGACTCCGATAGCGTCCACACCTACGACGGCTACAAAGAGGACGTCTACGTCGCGGAGTTCGAACCGGACCCGACGTTCCCCGACCGACTGCCGTTCGACGGCGAGGAGTTCATCGTCGTCCGCCCGGAAGCGCTCTCCGCGACGTACGTCGACGCGGACGGAAGCATCGTCCCCGACATCCTCGCGGGCGCGGCCGAACGCGGCATCAACGTCGTCTACCTGCCGCGGAGCGGCGACGACGAACAGTTCGCCGACGGCGTCCCCTCCGAGAACGTCTACGTCCCCGAGGAGGCCCTCGACGGCCTCGAACTCGCGTGGCACGCGCGGTGCATGCTCACCGGGTCCGGAACGATGGCGCGGGAGGCCGCGCGCATGGAGACGCCCGCCGTCTCCTTCTTCCCGAGCACGCGCATCTCGGTGGACCAAGCGCTCATCGACGAGGGTGAGATATTCCACTCTCGCGACGCCGAAGAGATTCTCGACTACGTCGAATCGCTCACCGACGACGACGTGACCCCCGACCTGACCCGCGCAAAGCGAGTCCGTCGCGAGGTGGCGGAACTGACCGCGGACCTCGTCAACGAATCTGTCGAGTAA
- a CDS encoding Gfo/Idh/MocA family protein, with amino-acid sequence MTYRIGFVGTGAPDGEGFAMAYRHAEGYDRLDDCEIVACADLVPENAEAFAEEYGVPDHRVYEDHEKMLSEAEPDVVSVCVPPAVHADIVVDVARSGVVRAIHCEKPMATTWADARRMVEVCDAEGVSLTINHQRRFGRPYREAKRLLDKGTVGELKRIEFHEEDLYDNGTHGFDLANFYNDGASVEWVLGQIDYTDENKLFGAHNENQAVSQWRYENGVYGLASTGRGEEFVGALVRLVGTDGVVEVGDDGTVSYRRDGGKWKTADSGTDGRYRPQLSKPRLGLRFLLAKVSEELAGRLDPPLYTARAIEEVVESIRTGEESELNGRDALAADELIFATWESSRRRGRVDLPLEIDDNPLEAMVEAGAVGPDSDLPSRAARHADPASNGSADSLPSRLLRRVTRS; translated from the coding sequence GTGACCTACCGAATCGGTTTCGTCGGAACCGGAGCACCGGACGGTGAGGGGTTCGCGATGGCGTACCGTCACGCAGAGGGGTACGACCGACTCGACGACTGCGAAATCGTCGCGTGCGCCGACCTCGTCCCGGAGAACGCGGAGGCGTTCGCCGAGGAGTACGGCGTTCCCGACCACCGCGTCTACGAGGACCACGAGAAGATGCTGTCCGAGGCGGAACCGGACGTGGTGAGCGTCTGTGTCCCGCCCGCGGTCCACGCGGACATCGTGGTCGACGTGGCCAGAAGCGGCGTCGTTCGCGCCATCCACTGCGAGAAGCCGATGGCGACCACGTGGGCGGACGCGAGGCGCATGGTCGAGGTGTGCGACGCCGAGGGCGTCTCTCTCACCATCAACCATCAACGGCGCTTCGGTCGCCCGTACAGGGAGGCGAAACGACTCCTCGACAAAGGGACGGTCGGCGAACTGAAGCGAATCGAGTTCCACGAGGAGGACCTCTACGACAACGGAACGCACGGGTTCGACCTCGCGAACTTCTACAACGACGGCGCGTCGGTCGAGTGGGTGCTCGGTCAGATAGACTACACGGACGAGAACAAACTGTTCGGCGCGCACAACGAGAACCAGGCCGTCTCGCAGTGGCGCTACGAAAACGGCGTCTACGGACTCGCCTCCACCGGTCGCGGCGAGGAGTTCGTTGGCGCACTCGTTCGACTCGTCGGCACCGACGGCGTCGTCGAAGTCGGCGACGACGGCACCGTCTCGTACCGCCGCGACGGCGGCAAGTGGAAGACGGCAGATAGCGGGACGGACGGGCGCTACCGGCCGCAACTGAGCAAACCCCGCCTCGGACTCCGATTCCTCCTCGCGAAGGTGTCCGAGGAACTCGCGGGCCGGTTGGACCCGCCCCTCTACACCGCCCGCGCCATCGAGGAAGTCGTCGAATCGATCCGAACGGGCGAGGAGTCGGAACTCAACGGCCGCGACGCACTCGCGGCGGACGAACTCATCTTCGCCACGTGGGAGTCTTCGCGCCGCCGCGGGCGGGTCGACCTCCCGTTGGAGATAGACGACAACCCCCTCGAAGCGATGGTCGAAGCCGGTGCGGTCGGCCCCGATTCGGACCTCCCCTCGCGCGCCGCGCGCCACGCCGACCCGGCGTCGAACGGGTCCGCTGACTCGCTCCCGTCGCGCTTGCTTCGGCGCGTCACTCGGTCGTAA